The DNA region CTCGCTCTCTCGGCGGGCGATCAGTAGCCTCAGCTCGAACACAGGCCGCGAACACCTGGCCACATCTCACGGCGACTTGTTGGAGACTTTGATGGAGCGTCCCGCCTGGGCTCCGCCGGGCATCGATATTTCGGTGCCGAGCGTGTCCCGTATGTACGACTTCTATCTGGGCGGCTCGCACAATTTCGAAGTGGACCGGGAAGCGGCCCGCAAGGCCATGGAGTTCCTGCCGGGACTCCCCAAGATCATGCAGGCGAACCGTGCCTTCATGCGCCGGGCCGTGCGGCACGCGGTTGACAACGACGTCACGCAGTTCCTGGACATCGGCTCGGGGATACCGACCTTCGGCAACGTCCACGAGGTCGCCCAGGCCGCCAGCGAGGCCGCCCGGGTCGTCTACGTGGACCACGACCCGGTCGCCGTCGCCCACAGCAGGGCCGTGCTCGGCGACGACCCCCGCTCCGCCGTGGTCGCCGCGGACCTGCGCAAGCCGCGCGAGATCCTGCACAGCCACGAGGTCACCGAACTCCTCGACCTGGACCGCCCGGTGGCCCTGCTGCTCGTCGCCGTACTGCACTTCCTGGAGGACTCGGACGAGCCGGGCGCCGCCGTCGCCGAGCTGCTCGAGGGGCTCGCGCCCGGCAGCATGCTGGTCCTCACCCACGCCTCGTACGAGGGCATCCCCGTGCCGGAGGAGCGGGCCGGCGGCGCCGTCGGCGTCTACCGCGACATCCGCAACCCCCTGGTGATGCGCTCCC from Streptomyces fradiae includes:
- a CDS encoding SAM-dependent methyltransferase, giving the protein MERPAWAPPGIDISVPSVSRMYDFYLGGSHNFEVDREAARKAMEFLPGLPKIMQANRAFMRRAVRHAVDNDVTQFLDIGSGIPTFGNVHEVAQAASEAARVVYVDHDPVAVAHSRAVLGDDPRSAVVAADLRKPREILHSHEVTELLDLDRPVALLLVAVLHFLEDSDEPGAAVAELLEGLAPGSMLVLTHASYEGIPVPEERAGGAVGVYRDIRNPLVMRSREEVTRFFDGTEIVEPGVVPMPLWRPDSPDEEEDPFAFSGFAGVGRKA